The segment GTCGCGGGAGATCATGAGGACGGCGGCACCTTTGGCATCATACATGGTGGTGGAGGCCAGTTCGGGTTCCACCTCGCTGCGCTGAATGTTGACTCCGCTGATCTTACGATCGGCAGGCATCGCGTCCAGACCGTCGAGCATCAGCACGGTGGCGTCTGCATTCTGGTCGTGGTAGGTGCGCGCCTGCACATGGGTGTTTGGGGTGTAGGAGCTGAGAATCATGCTGCCGGAGGGCCCGCTGCCCACCGGATTCATCGCCATAAAGCAAAGCACCGCCAGCGCGGCAGCCCCGGCCATTGCAAACCAAGGCTGCCGAAACCACTGCAGCAGCTGCGTGCCCCAGCCGGAGGTGGTGGTGCGGGCGCGTGCATCGTCGAGTGCCATCTGGGTGATGCGTACGCCGATCTGGGTGTTGAAGTAATCAGCGTGTGGCACCCGCATCACTGCGGGCATGTGAGCGCGGAGAGTATCACTCAGACAGCGCATTTTCCGGGCTTCTGTATCGAGCTCGGGTTCTTGCTTGAGGCGTTCCTCAAACTGGGCGCGTTCAGCTTCGTTCATCTCGCCATCAATCCAGCGGATGAGTTCATGATCATCAGTGGGAGTTTTCATAAACGTCGTGG is part of the Prosthecobacter vanneervenii genome and harbors:
- a CDS encoding anti-sigma factor family protein; this translates as MKTPTDDHELIRWIDGEMNEAERAQFEERLKQEPELDTEARKMRCLSDTLRAHMPAVMRVPHADYFNTQIGVRITQMALDDARARTTTSGWGTQLLQWFRQPWFAMAGAAALAVLCFMAMNPVGSGPSGSMILSSYTPNTHVQARTYHDQNADATVLMLDGLDAMPADRKISGVNIQRSEVEPELASTTMYDAKGAAVLMISRDALGNPLLSPEG